From a region of the uncultured Desulfatiglans sp. genome:
- a CDS encoding putative UDP-N-acetylglucosamine--N-acetylmuramyl-(pentapeptide) pyrophosphoryl-undecaprenol N-acetylglucosamine transferase (Evidence 3 : Putative function from multiple computational evidences) has product MAEFVKTVSTSLSLPADTSRSRPLPAGRPIRIMIGAGDTAGHIHMGVAIAEEAEARFPAAEIVLVGAAGRFPSERMRDFGYDILFLDIGPYDRGNPGKNVRLPFDFLRSLRQSLRILAQRRPHVVVGLGGYPTGPLVLAARLRHIPTLLVEPNLHPGLANRFLAAAADRICIAFKDTAGFFPRRKIVLTGTPLRQAALPSSITREEACIRFNLNPGLKTVLIVGGSLGLDSLNQALSLEVHRLIASGLQVIWQTGDQHFKPILAGIPPEYLERCRIFPFISSIGPAYAAADLVVSAAGAITMAELALWRKPAIVVPSSRATEGHQIANARKYAAAGACILVREETSASCLSETILAAVANAEDLNRVSTGLEAFAQPEAGALVLQEIEKLAGMPRFRQPQAPSR; this is encoded by the coding sequence ATGGCCGAGTTCGTGAAAACCGTCTCCACCTCTCTTTCCCTGCCGGCAGACACCTCCCGGAGCCGACCCCTCCCCGCCGGCCGGCCGATCAGGATCATGATCGGTGCCGGAGACACAGCAGGTCACATCCACATGGGGGTCGCCATCGCAGAGGAAGCTGAGGCCCGCTTCCCTGCGGCCGAGATCGTGCTTGTCGGCGCGGCCGGCAGATTTCCATCCGAACGTATGCGCGATTTCGGGTACGACATCCTCTTCCTTGATATCGGACCATACGACAGGGGAAATCCTGGAAAAAACGTTCGGCTCCCATTCGATTTCCTTCGCAGTCTCCGCCAGTCCCTGCGCATCCTGGCGCAGCGCCGCCCCCATGTCGTCGTGGGCCTCGGGGGTTACCCCACAGGCCCTCTCGTTCTGGCGGCGCGACTGAGACACATTCCCACCCTTCTTGTAGAGCCGAATCTCCACCCCGGCCTGGCCAACCGCTTTCTCGCCGCAGCGGCGGACCGGATCTGCATCGCTTTCAAGGACACAGCAGGATTCTTCCCGCGCCGCAAGATCGTTTTGACCGGCACACCGTTGCGCCAGGCTGCCCTCCCCTCGAGCATCACCCGTGAAGAGGCGTGTATCCGCTTCAATCTGAACCCGGGGTTGAAAACCGTCCTGATCGTGGGAGGCAGCCTGGGGCTTGACAGCCTCAACCAGGCGCTGTCTCTCGAAGTGCACCGCCTGATCGCGAGCGGCCTCCAAGTGATCTGGCAGACTGGTGACCAGCATTTTAAACCTATTCTGGCCGGCATTCCTCCTGAATACCTCGAACGCTGCAGGATATTCCCTTTCATTTCCTCCATCGGCCCGGCCTATGCCGCCGCCGATCTGGTGGTAAGCGCCGCAGGTGCGATCACCATGGCGGAGCTCGCCCTGTGGAGAAAACCGGCTATCGTCGTTCCCTCCTCCAGGGCCACCGAAGGGCATCAGATCGCCAACGCCCGAAAATATGCCGCCGCCGGCGCATGCATCCTCGTCAGGGAAGAGACCTCCGCTTCGTGCCTCAGCGAGACGATTCTCGCTGCCGTAGCAAACGCCGAGGATCTCAACCGGGTTTCAACCGGGCTCGAAGCTTTCGCCCAGCCGGAGGCGGGGGCGTTGGTCCTGCAGGAGATCGAAAAACTGGCTGGAATGCCTCGATTCAGACAACCTCAAGCCCCCTCTCGCTGA
- a CDS encoding putative Oligosaccharyl transferase STT3 subunit (Evidence 3 : Putative function from multiple computational evidences), which produces MKPEANPFICRHRDWILPLILVFLLCTGIRLIDLIHWDSPDLFIDGQRVMATHDAYAWLAGAERVNQYSCHPMAILLRFLHAATGLGVANLAFWLPVFMAPMAALPIVLLGLWWRLPVGTVLAGTLCTVSSGYLIRSRLGFYDTDPLALFFAVGLGAALVCWLEPVLRLPRKSDAAPSPRRFFGFAFLIGIWGRLYFFTYPSGEPISLTIFAVAAFVGCIFGMTGLRVLILTGLLIAFLAGNAGWISFVLAGGATLLAFLHPGIYQQGKRAILPFLILLTALLLFSGLSERIGTAIWHLVRYGDRSATGASINYPATLSTVIEARTIEWHSLQRALAGNGVLFFLGIIAYAYLCVRRPAALVFAPMLFLAVAATKLGARFSMYGSVAIGLGLGFGLTLLSSSRRWATRLNLPLQFLLLAAALWHPAHLIHNQKPFFFISKAFGEALVEMRSRVSSDAQFWVWWDFGYACQFYSRVSTFADGSRNSGEYVLPLARVHATHSPEEAGALIRFIAQEQSLMGNPRHPCADRPVYPNPTAEILDKMRPGEAKIFFDGIQDLAFSGKASIPEQYLVLAWENIRISLAIRRFGTWDIVSGQTENPNLMVPTGRIALRTSEGTIDASGKRFKTRTLDVLSKENNRHYEYPWNRGGWHVFSDLNTQTITLMDDGIYHSMMVQMLIGKPESFAPYFDLVLDRSPSVRIYRLNPWPSS; this is translated from the coding sequence ATGAAGCCGGAAGCAAACCCCTTCATTTGTCGACACCGCGATTGGATCCTGCCGCTTATCCTGGTTTTTCTGCTGTGCACCGGCATCAGGCTCATCGACCTCATCCACTGGGACAGCCCGGACCTATTCATCGACGGACAAAGGGTCATGGCCACGCACGATGCCTACGCGTGGCTGGCGGGGGCCGAAAGGGTCAACCAATACAGCTGCCATCCTATGGCCATCCTGCTGCGATTCCTTCACGCCGCCACGGGTTTGGGCGTCGCCAACCTTGCCTTCTGGCTCCCGGTTTTCATGGCTCCCATGGCGGCCCTCCCAATCGTCCTTCTCGGCCTCTGGTGGAGACTCCCCGTCGGAACGGTCCTTGCGGGCACACTCTGCACCGTCTCCAGCGGCTATCTGATCCGAAGCCGGCTCGGATTTTACGACACCGACCCTTTGGCCCTCTTTTTCGCGGTCGGTCTGGGGGCCGCTCTCGTCTGCTGGCTGGAGCCCGTTCTCCGCCTGCCCCGCAAAAGCGATGCAGCACCTTCGCCCCGGAGATTCTTCGGATTCGCCTTCCTGATCGGAATCTGGGGCAGACTTTATTTTTTCACGTATCCCAGCGGTGAACCCATCAGCTTGACCATTTTCGCAGTCGCCGCTTTCGTCGGATGCATATTCGGCATGACCGGCCTGCGCGTTTTGATTCTGACAGGGCTTCTCATTGCCTTTCTTGCCGGGAACGCGGGCTGGATAAGCTTTGTTCTGGCAGGAGGGGCAACCCTCCTGGCTTTCCTTCACCCGGGCATTTACCAGCAAGGCAAACGCGCGATCTTGCCTTTCCTGATCCTTCTGACCGCCCTGCTCCTCTTTTCCGGCTTAAGCGAAAGGATAGGCACGGCTATCTGGCATCTCGTGCGCTACGGCGACAGATCGGCCACAGGCGCTTCCATCAACTACCCGGCCACCCTATCGACCGTGATAGAAGCCCGGACCATCGAATGGCACTCGTTGCAGCGCGCTCTGGCAGGAAACGGCGTGCTGTTCTTCCTCGGCATCATCGCCTATGCCTATCTCTGCGTGCGACGTCCCGCCGCGCTCGTTTTTGCACCGATGCTTTTCCTGGCCGTGGCCGCCACAAAACTGGGGGCCAGGTTTTCCATGTACGGCAGCGTGGCCATCGGGCTCGGACTGGGTTTCGGCCTCACGCTCCTCTCTTCCTCGAGGCGCTGGGCCACGCGCCTCAATCTCCCTCTACAGTTCCTGCTCCTCGCAGCGGCTCTGTGGCATCCCGCTCATTTGATCCACAATCAAAAGCCGTTCTTCTTCATTTCGAAGGCCTTTGGCGAGGCCTTGGTGGAAATGCGATCCCGAGTGTCGTCAGACGCCCAGTTCTGGGTCTGGTGGGACTTTGGATACGCCTGCCAATTCTACAGCCGCGTAAGCACCTTCGCAGACGGCTCCCGCAACAGCGGCGAGTATGTCCTGCCGCTTGCCCGCGTGCATGCCACTCATTCCCCTGAGGAGGCCGGTGCGCTGATCCGCTTCATTGCTCAGGAGCAGTCGCTGATGGGGAATCCCCGCCATCCATGCGCCGATCGGCCCGTCTACCCGAACCCCACAGCCGAGATTCTGGACAAGATGCGCCCTGGAGAAGCAAAGATCTTTTTCGATGGCATCCAAGACCTGGCTTTTTCGGGCAAGGCTTCCATCCCGGAGCAGTACCTGGTTCTTGCCTGGGAGAACATCAGGATCTCCCTCGCGATCAGAAGATTCGGAACATGGGACATCGTTTCAGGCCAAACGGAAAACCCCAACCTGATGGTGCCTACGGGCCGAATCGCCCTTCGTACCTCCGAGGGCACCATCGACGCATCCGGCAAGCGATTTAAAACCCGGACGCTCGACGTGCTCTCGAAGGAAAACAACCGGCATTACGAGTATCCCTGGAACAGGGGCGGCTGGCACGTCTTCAGCGACTTGAACACTCAAACCATAACACTGATGGATGACGGTATTTACCACTCGATGATGGTCCAGATGCTGATCGGCAAGCCGGAAAGCTTCGCCCCTTATTTCGATCTGGTTCTGGACCGCTCTCCGTCCGTAAGGATCTACAGATTGAACCCATGGCCGAGTTCGTGA
- a CDS encoding hypothetical protein (Evidence 5 : Unknown function) — translation MERSSHGVGAEDGTGKGGSAPRRLKIAILHPELGIGGAERLMVDAAVELSALGHDVRIFTARHDPGRSFPETFTGRFSIAVRGRSVPGAVLNRFRAVFSILRMLLLSLATRVGQFKPDVFLCDLVPHVLPLLQWITAKPVVFYCHYPDLLLTPVRQGAYTWYRVFFDRLEKRAMMLHADQILVNSEFTAKIFRDTFQGSKFPEPSVVYPGVPVERFASGSPSGLEASIQLEPDDLFILSLNRFDPRKNLGLAIESLNCLRLQISPESFSHVRLVMAGGYEESLPENRDVLADLRSLAQRLGLPDRVVFLKSVTDEQRAGLLEGCRCLVYTSPDEHFGIGIVEGMAAGRPVVAVNRGGPLETIVDGETGFLRENEPEAFARALALLVTEPGLADRMGAAGRLRAQQLFSREVFGRRLDVILRSVVNRYTRD, via the coding sequence ATGGAGCGCAGCTCGCATGGCGTGGGGGCGGAGGACGGCACGGGCAAGGGTGGATCAGCCCCGAGAAGGCTCAAGATCGCTATCTTGCACCCGGAACTGGGCATCGGCGGCGCTGAGCGGTTGATGGTCGATGCGGCTGTGGAACTGAGCGCCCTGGGGCATGATGTTCGCATTTTCACCGCTCGACACGATCCAGGTCGATCTTTTCCCGAGACGTTTACCGGCCGTTTTTCCATCGCGGTCCGAGGCCGTTCAGTGCCCGGCGCCGTCCTCAATCGTTTCCGCGCCGTCTTTTCAATCCTCCGCATGCTGCTTTTGTCCCTTGCCACACGGGTGGGCCAGTTCAAACCGGATGTCTTCCTTTGCGATCTCGTCCCCCACGTGCTACCGTTGCTTCAATGGATCACCGCCAAACCGGTAGTCTTTTACTGCCACTACCCCGATCTCCTGCTTACTCCTGTCAGGCAGGGTGCCTATACGTGGTACAGGGTATTCTTCGACCGGCTGGAGAAACGGGCCATGATGCTTCATGCGGATCAAATCCTCGTCAACAGCGAATTTACAGCGAAAATCTTTCGTGACACCTTTCAAGGTTCCAAATTCCCGGAGCCATCGGTGGTGTATCCCGGCGTTCCCGTCGAACGATTCGCATCCGGCAGTCCCTCCGGCCTGGAGGCTTCGATCCAACTCGAACCGGATGACCTGTTCATCTTGTCGCTCAATCGTTTCGACCCGCGGAAGAATCTCGGCCTCGCCATCGAGAGTCTCAACTGCTTGAGGCTGCAAATAAGCCCTGAATCCTTTTCCCATGTGCGGCTCGTTATGGCAGGCGGGTATGAGGAAAGCCTGCCCGAAAACCGCGATGTTTTAGCAGACCTTCGCAGCCTCGCTCAAAGACTCGGGTTGCCGGATCGCGTGGTCTTTTTGAAATCGGTGACCGATGAACAGCGTGCCGGCCTGCTCGAAGGATGCCGCTGCCTTGTTTACACGAGTCCGGACGAACACTTCGGGATCGGCATCGTCGAGGGGATGGCGGCAGGGCGGCCGGTGGTGGCGGTGAATCGGGGCGGCCCTCTGGAAACGATCGTCGATGGGGAGACAGGCTTTCTGAGGGAAAACGAACCCGAGGCCTTCGCTCGAGCGCTCGCCTTGCTCGTCACTGAGCCAGGCTTGGCCGATAGAATGGGGGCGGCCGGCCGCCTGCGTGCCCAGCAATTGTTTTCCCGGGAAGTCTTCGGCCGACGCCTCGACGTGATCCTCAGGTCCGTGGTGAACAGGTATACCCGTGATTGA
- a CDS encoding putative Glycosyltransferase group 4 family (Evidence 3 : Putative function from multiple computational evidences): protein MNLRLFLPGFIAFLISLVLMPVMIRLAASIGFTDDPSERDAHRRMHDAPVARGGGLVVSIGFIVPLCLFFPLDGPYGAVLIGVCILAISGTLDDRLDLSPALQLLAPLTAALVVSLTGSHIRAVTNPFNGYFNLESALWFAHLLTVCWIVAMVLSVKILDGIDGLSAGIGVIASATIGAVALLVPGDERTASLAFLLGGVLLGYLPWNWHPARIYYGEAGAMLVGFVLAVTAILSTGKWVVTLMVMAIPLLDMGRVIVLRLMRGRKPWIGGRDHLHHILSDSGLGVRGTTFVLCLLSGLMGLAAFLIQ from the coding sequence ATGAATCTACGCCTTTTTCTCCCGGGTTTCATCGCTTTTCTCATCAGCCTGGTCCTGATGCCTGTCATGATCCGCCTTGCAGCCAGCATCGGCTTCACGGACGACCCTTCTGAGCGTGACGCCCATCGGCGCATGCACGACGCCCCGGTCGCAAGAGGCGGAGGGCTCGTGGTCAGCATCGGCTTCATCGTGCCGCTTTGCCTCTTCTTTCCTTTGGACGGACCTTACGGGGCTGTCTTGATCGGTGTCTGCATCCTCGCGATTTCGGGGACCCTCGACGATCGACTCGATCTGTCCCCGGCCCTTCAGCTCTTGGCCCCGCTCACCGCTGCGCTCGTCGTCTCTTTGACAGGTTCTCACATCCGCGCCGTGACGAACCCTTTCAACGGATATTTCAATCTGGAATCCGCCCTTTGGTTCGCCCACCTCTTGACCGTCTGCTGGATCGTGGCCATGGTCCTATCCGTTAAAATTCTGGACGGCATCGATGGATTGTCGGCTGGGATCGGGGTCATCGCATCCGCAACCATCGGGGCCGTCGCCCTCTTGGTTCCCGGCGACGAGCGGACCGCTTCCCTTGCCTTTCTGCTCGGAGGGGTGCTCCTCGGCTACCTCCCCTGGAACTGGCATCCGGCCCGGATCTACTACGGAGAGGCCGGGGCCATGCTGGTCGGCTTCGTCCTGGCGGTGACCGCCATCCTGTCAACCGGAAAATGGGTGGTCACATTGATGGTCATGGCCATTCCACTGCTCGACATGGGGCGCGTGATCGTTCTGCGCCTCATGAGAGGCCGTAAACCATGGATCGGCGGCCGCGATCATCTTCACCACATCCTCTCCGATTCCGGTCTGGGTGTCCGCGGCACAACCTTCGTCCTTTGCCTATTGTCCGGCCTGATGGGCCTCGCTGCGTTCTTGATCCAGTAA
- a CDS encoding Co/Zn/Cd cation transporter, producing the protein MALNHSIERGSPDEGSTSDRETQLIGRVALYAFLVNVGLAGMKAALAFFSNSLAVTAGAIDSGTDAVASLVLFAGVKLSTRKSASFPLGLYKIENLLSVFVAISIFFAGYEIARRILQESLVPPEISLDVLLLLLAGTVVTYLFGLYALRVGRRTGSPTLIAEGKHRQVDVLSSIVVLAAVLPPFLGLDIEVRGVSIDQVAAGVVLLFIARAGWELLSDGMRVLLDASADFETLTEVREILLGHPLVTEVRSLTGRNAGRFRFLQASVAVRTGNLEAAHRISGELEAAIRDKIPHVERAMIYCEPEPRENVRIAVPLADREGTVSRHFGEAPYFGILTVRTSDGEIQAQDLVENPHSQVGTGKGLRVAEWLVERKVDKVYVTEDISHKGPGYVFGNAGVEVGMTASERLDEIIDEVASRGRRKKADRI; encoded by the coding sequence ATGGCGCTTAATCATTCCATCGAGCGCGGATCCCCGGACGAAGGCTCCACATCCGATCGCGAGACGCAGTTGATCGGGCGCGTCGCCCTTTATGCCTTTCTGGTGAACGTGGGTCTCGCGGGCATGAAAGCGGCCCTGGCTTTTTTCTCGAACAGCCTGGCGGTGACAGCCGGGGCGATCGATTCGGGAACCGATGCCGTCGCCTCACTCGTCCTTTTTGCGGGCGTGAAACTTTCGACCCGGAAGTCCGCATCCTTTCCTCTAGGACTCTACAAGATCGAGAACCTCCTCTCGGTCTTCGTCGCCATTTCGATATTTTTTGCGGGGTACGAAATCGCGAGAAGGATTCTGCAGGAATCCCTCGTGCCGCCCGAGATCTCGCTTGACGTATTGCTCCTGCTCCTCGCAGGCACGGTGGTGACCTACCTCTTCGGACTCTATGCGCTGCGGGTCGGACGTCGGACAGGTTCACCGACGCTGATCGCCGAGGGGAAGCACCGGCAGGTGGATGTTCTATCGTCTATTGTCGTTCTGGCAGCGGTGTTGCCTCCTTTTCTAGGATTGGATATCGAGGTCCGGGGTGTTTCGATCGATCAGGTCGCCGCGGGCGTCGTCCTGCTGTTTATCGCGAGGGCGGGATGGGAATTGCTCTCAGACGGAATGCGCGTGCTGTTGGACGCGTCGGCTGATTTCGAAACCCTGACCGAGGTGCGCGAGATTCTGCTGGGCCACCCGCTCGTGACGGAGGTCCGTTCCCTGACAGGTCGCAACGCCGGACGATTCCGCTTTTTGCAGGCTAGCGTGGCCGTGAGGACAGGCAACCTCGAGGCGGCCCACCGGATCAGTGGGGAGCTTGAAGCAGCGATCCGGGACAAGATCCCCCACGTCGAGCGGGCGATGATCTACTGCGAGCCGGAGCCGCGGGAAAACGTACGGATAGCGGTCCCTCTGGCGGACCGGGAGGGGACGGTCAGCCGGCACTTTGGGGAGGCACCGTATTTCGGCATTTTGACAGTGAGGACCTCCGACGGGGAGATTCAGGCGCAGGACCTGGTCGAAAATCCCCATTCGCAGGTGGGTACGGGCAAAGGGCTGCGCGTGGCCGAGTGGCTGGTGGAGCGTAAGGTGGACAAGGTCTATGTGACGGAGGATATCTCCCACAAGGGGCCGGGGTATGTCTTCGGAAACGCGGGAGTGGAGGTCGGAATGACTGCCTCTGAACGGTTGGACGAGATCATCGATGAGGTTGCATCGAGAGGAAGAAGGAAAAAGGCCGACCGGATTTAA
- a CDS encoding Na+/Ca+ antiporter, CaCA family translates to MLLQLLLLTIGFGCLVLGAEILVRGSSRLASAWGVSPLVIGLTVVAFGTSSPEAAVSVWASIGGQSGIAMGNVIGSNIFNILVVLGMSAVVCPLVVAQQVVRLDVPLMIGASLLLYILLLDGALGRWDGALLFTILVLYTVWAIRKSRRETKEVEAAYRKEFEPPPSAEGPSRPVVNGLLVAGGLGLLLAGSHLLVQSAVFITRVLGVSELVIGLTIVAAGTSLPELATSVIAAFRKERDIAVGNVVGSNLFNILGVLGMSALAASTPLSVAEASLKLDLPVMILAAVACLPVFFTGHRINRWEGFFFLIYYGVYILYLILVIRDRGGLLTLEWVVGVFVLPVTAVTLAVSVYRQVRGR, encoded by the coding sequence ATGCTGCTGCAGTTGTTGCTTCTGACGATAGGGTTCGGCTGCCTCGTTCTGGGGGCGGAGATTCTGGTGCGTGGATCCTCCAGGCTCGCTTCGGCCTGGGGCGTTTCGCCTTTGGTCATCGGCCTGACGGTCGTCGCTTTCGGCACGAGTTCGCCCGAGGCGGCTGTGAGCGTCTGGGCCTCCATCGGGGGCCAATCCGGGATCGCCATGGGCAACGTCATCGGTAGCAATATCTTCAACATCCTGGTGGTGCTGGGCATGTCGGCCGTCGTATGCCCCCTGGTAGTCGCCCAGCAGGTGGTCAGGCTCGATGTGCCGCTGATGATCGGAGCCTCGCTCCTCCTTTATATCCTGCTCCTCGATGGGGCGCTCGGGAGGTGGGACGGTGCGCTGCTGTTCACGATTCTGGTTCTGTACACCGTTTGGGCGATCCGCAAAAGCCGCAGGGAAACGAAGGAGGTAGAGGCGGCCTATCGAAAAGAGTTCGAACCGCCACCGAGTGCAGAGGGGCCCAGCCGCCCGGTGGTCAACGGCCTCCTTGTGGCCGGCGGGCTCGGCCTTCTCCTCGCGGGATCCCATCTGCTTGTCCAGAGCGCTGTATTTATCACCAGGGTCTTGGGGGTGAGCGAACTGGTGATCGGGTTGACAATCGTGGCGGCGGGCACCTCCCTGCCTGAACTGGCCACCTCGGTGATCGCCGCATTCCGAAAAGAACGCGATATCGCGGTAGGAAACGTTGTCGGGAGCAATCTGTTCAATATCCTCGGTGTGCTCGGGATGAGCGCACTTGCCGCTTCGACGCCTCTGAGCGTCGCCGAGGCCTCTCTGAAGCTCGATCTGCCGGTGATGATCCTGGCGGCGGTGGCCTGTCTGCCTGTTTTTTTCACCGGCCATCGGATCAATCGGTGGGAGGGTTTCTTTTTCCTGATCTATTATGGAGTGTATATCCTCTATCTCATCCTTGTCATCAGGGACAGGGGCGGCCTTCTCACCCTGGAGTGGGTCGTGGGTGTCTTCGTCTTGCCGGTCACGGCCGTCACCCTGGCGGTCTCGGTTTATCGCCAGGTGAGAGGACGCTAA
- a CDS encoding PAS/PAC sensor signal transduction histidine kinase has protein sequence METRIPSSETDDERLKFHRFVINSLPTAVVTVDSDMRITALNPWAERMLGYTLEEVKGRFCGDIMRSSMCRGRCPLQAAINGMKPVSLVESTITNRHGEIIPVRMSAAALLDDQGALIGGVESFQDISRIKTLERERNNIVSMFAHDLKSSISIIGGFVLRLLKHRKNLSDEKQEEYLNIIRKEVSQVDSLISSFLDFSRLMSGRLKLDLALISIDREILDLLESYQVQAAASGIDLELVSEEPLSPVEADSQHLRRVFRNLLDNALKFSKPSTKITVTLSETADEIRVSVQDQGTGIRSEDLPFIFDAFGRGRTSATKEGFGLGLAGAKRIVKAHGGRIEVRSLWGQGSTFSVVLPKPKRQKGLLPMEVRSES, from the coding sequence ATGGAAACCCGGATTCCATCCTCAGAAACGGATGACGAACGCCTGAAATTCCACCGATTCGTCATCAACAGCCTGCCCACCGCCGTGGTGACGGTGGATTCCGACATGCGCATAACGGCTCTCAATCCCTGGGCCGAACGGATGCTGGGCTACACCTTGGAAGAGGTGAAAGGCCGGTTCTGCGGGGATATCATGAGAAGCTCCATGTGCCGCGGACGCTGCCCCCTGCAGGCGGCCATCAACGGCATGAAGCCCGTTTCGCTGGTCGAGAGCACCATCACGAACCGGCACGGAGAGATCATTCCCGTCAGGATGAGCGCAGCCGCGCTGCTCGATGACCAGGGGGCGCTGATCGGCGGCGTCGAATCCTTCCAGGACATCTCCCGTATCAAGACGCTCGAGCGCGAACGGAACAACATCGTCTCCATGTTCGCCCACGACCTCAAATCCAGCATCAGCATCATCGGCGGGTTTGTGCTGCGGCTGCTCAAGCATCGCAAAAACCTCTCCGATGAGAAGCAGGAAGAGTATCTGAACATCATCCGCAAGGAGGTCTCCCAGGTCGACTCGCTCATCTCGAGTTTCCTGGACTTCTCCCGCCTGATGTCCGGCAGGCTGAAGCTCGACTTGGCCTTGATCTCGATCGACCGCGAGATCCTGGACCTCCTGGAAAGCTATCAAGTCCAGGCGGCCGCCTCCGGAATCGATCTCGAACTCGTCTCGGAAGAGCCGCTTTCCCCGGTAGAAGCCGACAGTCAGCACCTGCGAAGGGTCTTCAGGAATCTGCTCGACAATGCCCTGAAATTCTCGAAGCCAAGCACGAAGATCACGGTGACCCTCTCCGAGACTGCGGACGAGATCCGTGTGAGCGTGCAGGACCAGGGAACGGGCATCCGGTCCGAAGACCTGCCGTTCATCTTCGACGCCTTCGGACGTGGACGCACCTCTGCCACGAAGGAGGGCTTCGGTCTGGGGCTTGCCGGGGCAAAGCGCATTGTCAAAGCGCATGGCGGCCGCATCGAGGTCCGAAGCCTCTGGGGGCAAGGGTCGACCTTCAGCGTTGTGCTGCCGAAGCCGAAACGCCAGAAGGGCCTCCTTCCGATGGAAGTCCGTTCGGAATCATGA
- a CDS encoding conserved exported hypothetical protein (Evidence 4 : Unknown function but conserved in other organisms), translating to MYGKPSTVRRPLVLLMLAWVGLGLVSLGCAGVVVSAEEGGGVYRAEPEGQGPPPWAPAHGYRAKYRYRYYPDDYVYYDGSRRLYFYDAGGGWSASVALPSSMHIHLDRYTVIEMDTDRPYVYHSDVVKRYPPGLEDNQGRGKGRDKHPEKR from the coding sequence ATGTATGGAAAACCCTCGACCGTGAGAAGACCACTCGTCCTTTTGATGCTCGCATGGGTGGGCCTCGGCCTGGTGAGCCTCGGCTGTGCAGGCGTGGTCGTCTCCGCCGAAGAAGGCGGCGGTGTATACCGCGCTGAACCCGAAGGCCAGGGCCCGCCGCCCTGGGCCCCAGCGCATGGATACCGCGCCAAGTACCGCTACCGCTATTATCCTGACGATTATGTCTACTATGACGGGTCCCGGCGCCTCTACTTCTATGATGCGGGCGGCGGCTGGAGCGCGTCGGTCGCTCTGCCCTCTTCCATGCATATCCACCTGGACCGGTACACTGTCATCGAAATGGATACAGACCGGCCCTATGTCTACCACTCGGACGTGGTCAAACGATATCCGCCGGGGCTGGAGGACAACCAGGGCAGAGGAAAGGGCAGGGATAAACACCCGGAAAAGCGTTAG